A window of the Trichoderma asperellum chromosome 6, complete sequence genome harbors these coding sequences:
- a CDS encoding uncharacterized protein (EggNog:ENOG41~TransMembrane:8 (i12-33o53-74i105-125o173-196i208-230o262-282i343-362o387-408i)), with the protein MTRAIWLDGLRGIAAAIVATDHYFMGAILHAGFRSFWADPPEENRRLYQLPPFRLVFAAHAMVPLFFVISGYAISINLIRLRASNNSEGFLRRLSSAVTRRGLRIYLPVFCITVISQILFFLNLFQWEPSDDIVWGRKPWTAPWFHVEFVARYMLDNINILAIQYNGGLNGQLWTMALEFRGSCVVYLLLLGLAFWKPRPRLWALGALMAYWFYFGFWDVLGFLAGYWLAELEVLSELHTISTETEYPFWLKPYIPTRVRSVNFSTIRTYVMFVAGMWLLCLSDDGALPPGYQFLQIAETSRWDGNWGIVDKTWKTVGSVLVVSAISSTEQLQRPLNSKPVQYLGRISFSLYLVHQTIYHLLCDPVKNILWFIATGGSQPGDDAGDYIITSAFCWIVGFIILSTINLYTANVYTRFVDERCIKLAKRFDQWVSL; encoded by the coding sequence GGCGCCATTTTGCACGCCGGCTTCAGGTCCTTCTGGGCAGATCCGCCTGAGGAGAATCGTCGACTGTATCAGCTGCCGCCCTTCCGCCTGGTCTTTGCTGCGCACGCCATGGTGCCCCTGTTCTTTGTAATCTCAGGTTATGCCATCTCAATCAATCTCATCCGACTGAGGGCCAGCAATAACAGCGAGGGGTTCCTTCGCCGACTGTCTTCGGCAGTCACACGCCGCGGCTTGCGCATCTATCTACCCGTGTTCTGCATCACAGTTATTTCACagatcctcttcttcctcaatcTCTTTCAATGGGAACCCTCAGATGATATTGTATGGGGTCGGAAACCCTGGACTGCACCATGGTTCCACGTTGAGTTCGTTGCTCGGTACATGCTCGacaacatcaacatcctcGCCATCCAATACAACGGTGGTCTTAATGGCCAGCTTTGGACTATGGCTCTCGAGTTCCGCGGGTCTTGCGTTGTGTATCTCCTCCTTCTGGGTCTGGCGTTTTGGAAGCCGAGGCCCCGACTTTGGGCACTTGGAGCTTTGATGGCATACTGGTTCTACTTCGGGTTCTGGGATGTACTGGGATTTTTGGCAGGGTACTGGTTGGCCGAGTTGGAAGTCTTGTCGGAGTTGCACACTATTAGTACCGAGACGGAGTACCCATTCTGGCTCAAACCATATATCCCAACCCGGGTGCGATCCGTAAACTTCAGCACCATCCGAACATACGTCATGTTCGTCGCCGGCATGTGGCTTCTCTGCTTGAGCGACGACGGTGCTCTCCCGCCAGGATACCAGTTCTTGCAGATTGCCGAAACCTCGCGGTGGGATGGAAATTGGGGGATAGTGGACAAGACGTGGAAAACGGTGGGCTCAGTGCTGGTTGTCTCTGCGATCAGCTCCACAGAACAGCTTCAACGCCCCCTCAACTCCAAGCCAGTACAGTATTTGGGGAGAATATCTTTTTCGCTATACCTTGTACATCAAACCATCTACCACTTGCTCTGCGACCCTGTCAAAAATATCCTTTGGTTCATAGCCACAGGAGGATCGCAAcctggcgatgatgctggTGATTACATAATTACATCCGCATTCTGTTGGATTGTgggcttcatcatcctctcaACAATCAACCTGTATACGGCAAATGTGTACACGAGATTCGTTGACGAGCGATGCATCAAACTTGCAAAGAGGTTTGACCAATGGGTCTCCCTGTAG